A genomic window from Rhizobium sp. 007 includes:
- a CDS encoding GNAT family N-acetyltransferase: MVGTLILETSRLRLVMWDASDAGLVRTLHSTIGTTRYMSGGAPWSIEKCEERLASWFKENAQDGTTKYKLLSRDDGRFIGRAGISMHDRDENEFELGYALCEEEWGKGYATEVASALAMWFFDKGFATRFIAFTHPENFASQHVLKKIGMRPVAPRLIDGFVAPTFELGATDI, translated from the coding sequence ATGGTGGGAACGCTTATTCTCGAAACGTCGCGGCTGCGGCTGGTGATGTGGGACGCAAGCGATGCGGGACTCGTCCGCACGCTGCATTCGACGATCGGCACAACGCGTTATATGTCCGGCGGCGCGCCTTGGAGCATCGAGAAGTGCGAGGAGCGGCTTGCCAGCTGGTTCAAAGAGAATGCGCAGGACGGTACGACAAAGTACAAGCTCCTGAGCAGAGATGACGGCCGCTTCATCGGCCGCGCTGGCATTTCGATGCATGACCGCGACGAGAACGAATTCGAACTCGGTTACGCGCTTTGCGAGGAAGAATGGGGAAAGGGCTATGCGACGGAAGTGGCCAGTGCGCTTGCGATGTGGTTCTTCGACAAGGGCTTCGCTACGCGTTTCATCGCTTTCACGCATCCGGAAAACTTCGCCTCGCAGCATGTACTGAAGAAGATCGGAATGCGGCCGGTCGCGCCGCGGCTGATCGACGGCTTTGTGGCGCCGACATTCGAGCTCGGCGCCACCGACATTTGA
- a CDS encoding anhydro-N-acetylmuramic acid kinase, translating to MGKIRTAIGLMSGTSMDGIDVALVRTDGEASVERGPFLGVPYDPAFRDRLKLSLEGAKSILRRKERPGELATIERELTLRHASAVTEFLDRCGLDRSSIDVVGFHGQTVLHRPEEALTVQLGDGPLLASETGIPIVYDMRANDMVHGGQGAPLVPAYHAALSGTLRDAKLPVCFVNIGGISNLTYIGADGSIVAYDSGPGNTLIDQWVETNAGVPFDQGGMIASEGKIVAELAELYLESPFFTAGKRRSLDRNDFLPPSGADAELADGARTLAYVAAASIIKSAGHLPVMPTLYIVCGGGRLNRTIMRDLADLAARQNADVISAEVAGFNGDAMEAEAWAYLAVRSLEGLPLTFPGTTGVREPVSGGILARP from the coding sequence ATGGGTAAAATAAGAACCGCAATCGGCCTGATGAGCGGAACGTCGATGGACGGGATCGATGTCGCCCTGGTTCGTACGGACGGTGAAGCCAGCGTGGAACGCGGGCCGTTTCTGGGTGTGCCTTACGATCCGGCCTTTCGCGACAGGCTGAAGCTTTCGCTTGAAGGCGCAAAATCCATACTCAGGCGCAAGGAACGCCCCGGCGAACTTGCAACAATCGAGCGAGAGCTCACGCTGCGTCATGCATCTGCCGTTACGGAGTTTCTCGATCGTTGCGGTCTGGATCGAAGCTCGATCGATGTCGTCGGATTCCACGGCCAGACCGTGCTGCACCGGCCGGAGGAGGCGCTGACCGTCCAGCTTGGCGACGGGCCGTTGCTTGCGAGCGAGACCGGCATCCCGATCGTCTACGACATGCGGGCGAACGACATGGTGCATGGCGGGCAGGGTGCGCCGCTCGTGCCGGCCTATCATGCGGCGCTTTCTGGGACTCTTCGAGACGCAAAGCTGCCGGTCTGCTTCGTCAATATCGGCGGCATCTCGAACCTCACCTATATCGGCGCCGACGGCTCGATCGTCGCCTATGACAGCGGGCCGGGAAATACCTTGATCGACCAATGGGTCGAGACAAATGCCGGAGTTCCGTTCGACCAGGGCGGTATGATTGCTTCGGAAGGCAAGATCGTCGCCGAACTGGCCGAGCTGTATCTGGAAAGCCCGTTCTTTACTGCGGGGAAACGCCGTTCGCTCGATCGCAATGACTTTCTACCGCCGAGCGGAGCGGACGCCGAGCTCGCGGACGGTGCGAGGACGCTCGCCTATGTGGCTGCCGCCTCGATCATCAAATCGGCCGGTCACCTTCCGGTGATGCCGACGCTCTACATTGTCTGCGGCGGCGGACGGCTGAACCGCACGATCATGCGCGATCTTGCTGATCTCGCTGCCCGCCAGAATGCCGACGTGATCTCCGCCGAGGTTGCGGGCTTCAACGGCGATGCCATGGAAGCTGAAGCCTGGGCCTATCTAGCAGTCCGGTCGCTGGAGGGACTGCCGCTGACTTTTCCGGGCACGACCGGCGTCAGGGAACCAGTCAGCGGCGGCATTCTTGCGAGGCCATGA
- the tyrS gene encoding tyrosine--tRNA ligase: MSEFKSDFLRILKERGFIHQISDEAGLDDLFAKETVTAYIGFDPTAPSLHAGSLIQIMMLHWLQKTGHGAISLMGGGTGMVGDPSFKEEARQLMTVETIESNIASIKRVFSNYLTYGEGPKDALMINNAEWLRSINYLDFLRDVGRHFSVNRMLAFDSVKTRLDREQSLSFLEFNYMILQAYDFVELAKRYGCQLQMGGSDQWGNIINGIDLGHRMGTTQLYALTSPLLTTSSGAKMGKSATGAVWLNADMFSAYDFWQYWRNTEDADIPRFLKLYTTLPMDEIARLSALGGSEINEVKKILATEVTAILHGRTVAEEAAETARKTFEEGGIAENLPSVDVPASELDAGIGLLSLMVRAGLAHSNGEARRHVQGGAVRINDQAVSDERRLIGSGEITADGVIKLSLGKKKHILIRRAA; the protein is encoded by the coding sequence ATGTCCGAGTTCAAATCCGATTTCCTGCGCATCCTGAAAGAGCGCGGCTTCATTCATCAGATCTCCGATGAAGCAGGCCTCGACGATCTGTTCGCCAAGGAAACCGTGACGGCCTATATCGGCTTCGATCCCACGGCGCCGAGCCTGCATGCAGGCTCGCTGATCCAGATCATGATGCTGCACTGGCTGCAGAAAACCGGCCACGGCGCGATTTCACTGATGGGCGGCGGCACCGGCATGGTAGGCGATCCGTCCTTCAAGGAGGAAGCACGCCAGTTGATGACCGTCGAAACGATCGAAAGCAACATCGCCTCGATCAAGCGTGTCTTCTCGAATTACCTGACCTACGGTGAGGGTCCGAAGGACGCCTTGATGATCAACAACGCCGAATGGCTGCGTTCGATCAACTACCTCGATTTCCTGCGCGATGTCGGTCGCCACTTCTCGGTCAATCGCATGCTGGCCTTCGACAGCGTGAAGACGCGTCTCGATCGCGAACAGTCGCTCTCGTTCCTCGAATTCAACTACATGATCCTGCAGGCCTACGATTTCGTCGAACTGGCAAAGCGCTACGGCTGCCAGCTGCAGATGGGCGGTTCCGACCAGTGGGGCAACATCATCAACGGCATCGACCTCGGTCACCGCATGGGGACTACACAGCTCTATGCCCTGACCTCACCGCTTCTGACGACATCTTCCGGCGCCAAGATGGGCAAGTCGGCGACCGGTGCCGTCTGGCTGAACGCCGATATGTTCTCGGCCTATGACTTCTGGCAATACTGGCGCAATACCGAAGATGCGGACATCCCGCGCTTCCTCAAGCTTTACACCACCTTGCCCATGGACGAGATCGCACGCTTGTCTGCGCTCGGTGGCTCGGAAATCAACGAGGTAAAGAAGATACTCGCAACCGAAGTAACGGCGATCCTGCATGGCCGCACCGTTGCCGAAGAGGCCGCGGAAACGGCTCGCAAAACCTTCGAAGAAGGCGGGATCGCCGAGAACCTCCCCTCCGTCGATGTTCCTGCATCCGAACTCGACGCCGGTATCGGCCTGCTTTCGCTGATGGTCCGCGCCGGCCTTGCTCACTCCAACGGCGAAGCCCGCCGTCACGTTCAGGGCGGAGCCGTGCGCATCAACGACCAAGCGGTCAGCGACGAGCGTAGGCTGATCGGCAGCGGTGAAATCACCGCCGATGGCGTCATCAAGCTGTCGCTCGGCAAGAAGAAGCACATCCTGATCCGCCGCGCGGCCTGA
- a CDS encoding AsmA-like C-terminal domain-containing protein: MSVIRGEKITFRKKDIVALHELPSAQAEDPIIVHCPPPRRSRMRRAANVTAGCFAAVLIVLAAIIFTIESGMFDATLSRQAQTALNSAIGPRYRAEVGSTVIRFTSGAQLALEARNVNMVDQESGQHLSTTGAMRMALDPFALFRGRVAVTAIEADDIALDTALLPSGSPLNLSKLRIDAIPQAMEAAFSHLDILDDFVERGGTDTVRLSGIDIKLADTANGPLSIVVDNLVFAHAGPSSLHLTGEVAINGEVAMLDVLAEKSAGKASRFMAKLTHADLTPFTLKRNGLGEIRQGVNSFADVAVSAVRGAGDVAPSLAARADLAPGSIYVDGDEQQLSGGRINLGYDFTKQTLEIARSQAQFGNTAVPFNGAIIDLDKLDPAVGKGFGIDLLISGGTAAPVGSGEQPLPFDIQTTGRYLVASRELQFAGMTVSSPLGQLFGSLHVKFGDKSPEISFVGQSQQLQTAAIKQLWPFWMAPRAREWVLGNLFGGTVTNASISVFIPSGKLDEAVGKGLRLGDEQIRINFDIANARMNVAGDIPPIRDTSAHFDLTGQRATISIKSGTSYFASGRSVSLGEGQFVLPSTYQKPLMAEMKLAISGDADAVGELLTYKPVQVLQRAGLVPGDLKGKITADVEARLGLLRSQDPPPPEWKATMQLSGVDVGKPVSGRMITSLNGALDADPQQVALDAEGQIDGVPAEIELVEPTDKSSGVKPQRIITATLNNAQRAKVLPGLSGIIDGSLTMQLTKIDEERQNVQIDLDKASLQLPWIGWAKGSGIGATAEFEVSGPPEKTQIRSFRLKGDGFGASGSFALSKGDLESADFDSVRLSSLDDFAISIRRNRGNFDVSVSGNTADARPILARLKNGQGDSDGDGGGSASVSVRANLNSVVGFNDEKIGNFEARYVSSGGRLQALNFSGITGSGEAVVSQTRESRALNITSGDAGAVSRFADLYQHMQGGLLNMSIRLGNGGNWDGSVDIRRFAIVNEQRLHSIVSTPVGENQRSLNSAVKRNIDTSAQRFQRGFARVVSRGGVVGIENGVVRGDQIGATFQGVIRDQRGNMDMTGTFMPAYGLNRLFAELPVIGIILGNGSDRGLIGITFKLTGKFDHPAMQINPLSIIAPGVFRNIFEFQ, encoded by the coding sequence ATGTCGGTGATCCGCGGCGAAAAGATTACGTTTCGCAAAAAAGACATCGTCGCGCTGCATGAGCTTCCCTCCGCACAGGCCGAAGACCCCATCATCGTGCATTGCCCGCCGCCGCGGCGTTCACGCATGCGACGTGCGGCCAATGTGACGGCTGGTTGCTTTGCCGCCGTTCTCATTGTTCTGGCGGCGATCATTTTCACTATCGAAAGCGGAATGTTCGACGCGACGCTGTCGCGCCAGGCGCAGACGGCGTTGAATTCGGCGATAGGTCCCCGCTACCGGGCAGAGGTGGGGTCGACCGTCATCCGTTTCACCTCCGGTGCACAGCTCGCGCTTGAAGCCCGTAACGTCAATATGGTCGATCAGGAAAGCGGGCAGCATCTGTCGACGACTGGCGCGATGCGCATGGCGCTCGATCCGTTTGCGCTTTTTCGCGGCCGGGTGGCCGTGACGGCGATTGAAGCCGACGATATTGCGCTCGACACGGCCCTTCTGCCGTCCGGCAGCCCGCTGAACTTAAGCAAGCTTCGCATCGACGCAATTCCGCAGGCGATGGAAGCTGCGTTTTCTCATCTCGATATCCTGGACGATTTTGTTGAGCGCGGGGGTACGGATACCGTGCGTCTCTCCGGCATCGACATCAAGCTCGCCGATACCGCGAATGGTCCGCTTTCGATCGTGGTCGACAATCTGGTCTTTGCGCATGCGGGGCCATCTTCGCTGCATTTGACGGGCGAGGTGGCGATCAACGGCGAAGTGGCGATGCTGGACGTGCTTGCTGAAAAGAGCGCCGGGAAAGCGTCGCGGTTCATGGCAAAACTCACCCATGCCGATCTGACGCCATTTACCTTGAAGAGGAACGGGCTCGGGGAAATTCGGCAGGGCGTGAACAGTTTTGCGGACGTTGCCGTTTCCGCCGTGCGGGGTGCGGGCGATGTTGCGCCGTCCCTGGCCGCGAGGGCGGATCTTGCGCCCGGGTCGATCTATGTCGACGGGGACGAGCAGCAGCTTTCCGGCGGCCGCATCAATCTCGGCTATGACTTTACGAAGCAGACGCTTGAGATCGCAAGATCGCAAGCGCAGTTCGGCAACACCGCCGTCCCGTTCAACGGCGCAATCATCGACCTCGACAAGCTCGATCCGGCCGTCGGCAAGGGTTTTGGCATCGATCTCCTGATCAGCGGCGGCACGGCTGCGCCGGTGGGGTCGGGCGAACAGCCGCTCCCATTCGATATCCAGACGACCGGCCGCTATCTCGTCGCCTCGCGGGAACTGCAGTTCGCGGGCATGACAGTTTCTAGTCCTCTGGGGCAGCTGTTCGGATCGCTTCATGTCAAATTCGGCGACAAATCGCCGGAAATCAGCTTCGTCGGACAATCGCAGCAGCTTCAGACGGCTGCGATCAAGCAGCTCTGGCCCTTTTGGATGGCGCCCAGGGCGCGCGAATGGGTTCTGGGAAATCTCTTCGGCGGCACGGTCACGAATGCGTCGATCTCCGTATTCATTCCGTCCGGGAAATTGGACGAGGCCGTCGGCAAGGGGCTGAGACTCGGCGATGAGCAAATCCGTATCAATTTCGATATCGCGAATGCGCGCATGAACGTGGCAGGCGATATTCCGCCGATCCGCGATACGTCCGCCCATTTCGATCTGACCGGCCAGAGGGCGACGATTTCGATCAAGAGTGGCACGTCATATTTTGCGTCGGGCCGTTCCGTCAGCCTCGGAGAGGGTCAGTTCGTACTGCCCTCGACTTACCAGAAGCCACTGATGGCGGAAATGAAGCTCGCGATTTCCGGCGATGCCGATGCGGTGGGCGAACTCCTGACCTACAAGCCGGTCCAGGTCCTGCAGCGCGCCGGCCTCGTGCCTGGCGACCTGAAGGGCAAGATCACCGCCGACGTCGAGGCGCGGCTTGGCCTTCTGAGATCGCAGGATCCTCCGCCGCCCGAATGGAAGGCGACCATGCAGCTCAGCGGCGTCGATGTCGGCAAGCCGGTGTCGGGCCGGATGATTACCAGTCTCAACGGCGCGCTCGACGCCGATCCGCAGCAAGTGGCGCTCGACGCCGAGGGGCAGATCGACGGCGTGCCCGCCGAGATCGAGCTTGTCGAGCCGACCGACAAATCGTCCGGCGTCAAGCCGCAGCGCATCATCACGGCGACGCTGAACAACGCTCAGCGCGCAAAGGTGCTTCCTGGCCTATCCGGGATCATCGACGGCAGCCTGACGATGCAGCTGACCAAAATCGATGAGGAACGCCAGAATGTTCAGATCGATCTCGACAAGGCGTCGTTGCAGCTTCCCTGGATCGGCTGGGCGAAGGGAAGCGGGATCGGCGCAACGGCGGAATTCGAAGTATCGGGACCGCCCGAGAAAACGCAGATCAGGAGTTTCCGTCTGAAGGGCGACGGCTTTGGCGCCAGCGGCTCGTTTGCCCTCAGCAAGGGCGACCTCGAGTCTGCCGATTTCGACAGCGTGAGACTTTCGTCCCTTGATGACTTTGCGATATCGATCCGGCGCAACAGGGGCAATTTCGACGTTTCGGTATCTGGGAACACTGCCGATGCGCGTCCGATCCTTGCACGACTGAAGAACGGACAGGGCGACAGCGACGGGGATGGTGGTGGCAGTGCCAGCGTCTCTGTTCGTGCGAATCTCAACAGCGTCGTTGGCTTCAACGATGAAAAGATCGGCAATTTCGAGGCCAGGTACGTATCGAGCGGCGGCCGGCTGCAGGCGCTGAACTTTTCCGGCATCACCGGCAGCGGCGAGGCGGTCGTCAGCCAGACAAGGGAAAGCCGTGCCTTGAATATCACGAGCGGCGATGCCGGTGCCGTCTCGCGCTTCGCCGATCTCTATCAGCATATGCAGGGCGGGCTGCTCAACATGTCGATCAGGCTCGGCAACGGCGGCAATTGGGATGGCTCGGTCGATATACGCCGCTTCGCCATCGTCAACGAACAGCGCCTGCACTCGATCGTTTCAACGCCGGTCGGTGAGAACCAGCGCAGCCTCAATTCCGCCGTCAAACGCAATATCGACACTTCCGCGCAGCGCTTCCAGCGCGGCTTCGCGCGCGTCGTGTCCCGCGGCGGCGTGGTCGGTATCGAAAACGGCGTGGTGCGCGGCGATCAGATCGGGGCCACGTTCCAGGGCGTGATCCGCGATCAGCGCGGCAACATGGATATGACCGGCACCTTCATGCCGGCCTATGGCTTGAACCGGCTGTTTGCCGAACTGCCGGTCATTGGCATCATTCTCGGGAACGGTTCGGATCGCGGCCTGATCGGCATCACGTTCAAGCTGACCGGCAAGTTCGACCATCCGGCCATGCAGATCAATCCGCTGTCGATCATTGCGCCGGGCGTTTTCCGCAACATCTTCGAGTTCCAATAA
- a CDS encoding peroxiredoxin, producing the protein MAVLGIGATAPDFNLPRDGGGRVSLADFRGKSLVLFFYPKDDTTGCTAESLAFTALADEFDAAGAAVVGMSPDSVKCHERFIKKYSLSVALASDEEKTTLQAYGVWKEKSMYGRNFMGVERTTFLIRTDGTVAMIWQKVKVPGHAEDVLKALRNLTA; encoded by the coding sequence ATGGCGGTTCTCGGCATCGGCGCCACGGCGCCGGATTTCAACCTTCCCCGCGACGGCGGCGGGCGGGTATCGCTTGCCGATTTCCGCGGAAAATCGCTGGTTCTGTTCTTCTATCCGAAGGACGATACGACCGGCTGCACCGCGGAATCGCTGGCCTTTACCGCTCTGGCCGACGAATTCGATGCCGCGGGAGCGGCGGTCGTCGGGATGTCCCCTGATTCGGTCAAATGCCACGAACGCTTCATCAAGAAGTACAGCCTTTCCGTTGCGCTCGCCTCGGACGAGGAGAAAACGACGCTGCAGGCCTATGGCGTCTGGAAGGAAAAGAGCATGTATGGCCGCAATTTCATGGGTGTCGAGCGCACGACCTTTCTGATCCGCACCGATGGTACCGTCGCGATGATCTGGCAGAAGGTCAAGGTACCCGGCCATGCCGAAGACGTTTTGAAGGCCCTCAGGAACCTTACTGCGTGA
- a CDS encoding ferritin-like domain-containing protein — protein MTSLRGGAIEAIRSADLDRKTALAQEAATRWFERRVSLRSPRDASLPDRPGRPEKPTLVPPTQVERRSLHTINGRIALLHAIAHIELNAVDLALDIVARFATEAVPNSFFDGWMQVAFEEAKHFRLVRGRLRDLGADYGDMPAHDGLWQAAHATRNDLTARLAVVPLILEARGLDVTPSLQAKMRETGDLESAAVLDVIYNDEKGHVAIGAKWFRFLCARERRDPAQTFKELVRANFRGPLKPPFNDLARAEAGLTPSFYRSLTSTSNL, from the coding sequence ATGACATCGCTGCGCGGTGGCGCGATCGAGGCCATCCGTTCCGCCGATCTCGATCGCAAGACAGCTCTGGCGCAGGAAGCTGCGACCCGCTGGTTCGAACGGAGGGTTTCCCTACGTTCGCCGCGCGATGCGTCGCTGCCGGATAGGCCGGGCCGCCCCGAAAAGCCGACACTGGTACCCCCGACGCAGGTCGAGAGGCGCTCGCTGCACACCATCAACGGCCGCATCGCGCTTCTTCACGCGATCGCCCATATCGAGCTCAACGCCGTTGACCTGGCGCTCGATATCGTTGCGCGGTTTGCCACCGAAGCGGTCCCCAATTCTTTCTTCGACGGATGGATGCAGGTTGCCTTCGAGGAGGCGAAGCACTTCCGCTTGGTGCGCGGGCGGCTGCGCGATCTTGGCGCCGATTACGGCGATATGCCCGCGCATGACGGCCTTTGGCAGGCGGCGCACGCGACCAGAAACGATCTGACGGCGCGGCTTGCCGTCGTTCCCCTGATTCTCGAGGCCCGCGGCTTGGATGTCACGCCCTCGCTGCAGGCGAAGATGCGTGAAACCGGCGATCTCGAAAGTGCGGCCGTCCTCGATGTTATCTACAATGACGAAAAGGGGCATGTGGCAATCGGCGCCAAATGGTTCCGCTTTCTCTGCGCCCGCGAGCGCCGCGACCCGGCCCAGACCTTCAAGGAGCTGGTGCGTGCAAACTTCCGCGGTCCGCTAAAACCGCCATTCAACGACCTGGCGCGCGCCGAAGCCGGCCTCACGCCTTCTTTCTATCGCTCATTGACATCGACCAGCAATCTATAA
- a CDS encoding M23 family metallopeptidase — MTHAQHNRVFGKRSQEHILILASGDKVRHVTIKPWMAALGFCFSAVFVIGYLLATSYLVLRDDLIGATMARQARMQHDYEDRIAALRAQVDRVTSRQLLDQQLVEDKVDKLMQQQMALTSRHGKFGSLLDRAENSGLTRKDEMIPAQSLVPEAKDKRASLSAGARAIDKLLAGTDEPADATPDNSTLAYVPTPETVGDRADRLFSKVTLSLKGVEEEQRARVEQLTVDAGDAASNIEKVLTRFRIAVPEQAAVKPDDDDSAVGGPYVEPENGDNFNNSLAQLDTALTRLEAVRSTAESLPFRNPAIGKEITSPFGNRRDPFLGRLALHSGVDFRFAAGEKIRPTAPGKVVNAGWTGGYGNMVEIDHGNGISTRYGHMSQILVKAGDTVGRSDVIGLAGSTGRSTGTHLHYEVRQNGRAVDPVYFLNAGLKLATYIK, encoded by the coding sequence GTGACGCATGCACAGCATAATCGCGTATTCGGCAAGCGTTCGCAGGAACATATCCTCATTCTCGCCAGTGGCGACAAGGTCCGGCACGTAACGATAAAGCCGTGGATGGCAGCCCTCGGCTTCTGTTTTTCCGCCGTTTTCGTGATCGGCTATCTGCTTGCAACCTCCTACCTCGTCCTTCGCGACGACCTGATCGGCGCCACCATGGCGCGCCAAGCCCGCATGCAGCATGATTATGAAGATCGCATTGCGGCCCTTCGTGCGCAGGTCGATCGGGTCACCTCGCGTCAGCTGCTCGACCAGCAGCTGGTGGAAGACAAGGTGGACAAGCTTATGCAGCAGCAGATGGCGCTGACCTCGCGCCACGGCAAGTTTGGCTCCCTCCTCGACCGTGCGGAAAATTCCGGCCTGACGAGGAAGGATGAGATGATACCGGCTCAATCCCTCGTGCCCGAAGCAAAGGACAAGCGTGCATCGCTTTCAGCCGGTGCCCGGGCGATCGACAAGCTCCTGGCAGGCACGGACGAACCCGCCGACGCAACGCCCGACAATTCCACGCTCGCCTACGTCCCCACACCCGAAACCGTCGGCGATCGTGCCGACCGCCTGTTCTCGAAGGTCACGCTTTCACTGAAAGGCGTCGAGGAAGAGCAGCGCGCCCGCGTTGAGCAGCTGACCGTGGATGCGGGCGATGCCGCCAGCAATATCGAGAAAGTCCTGACCCGCTTCAGGATTGCCGTACCGGAGCAGGCAGCCGTCAAGCCCGATGATGATGACAGCGCTGTCGGCGGTCCCTATGTCGAGCCGGAAAACGGCGACAACTTCAACAATTCCCTCGCGCAGCTCGATACCGCCCTGACCCGGCTCGAAGCCGTTCGCAGTACGGCGGAATCCCTGCCGTTCCGCAATCCGGCCATCGGCAAGGAAATCACCAGTCCCTTCGGCAATCGGCGCGATCCTTTCCTCGGACGTCTCGCCCTTCATTCCGGCGTCGACTTTCGCTTTGCTGCGGGCGAAAAGATCCGCCCGACAGCCCCCGGCAAGGTCGTCAATGCCGGCTGGACGGGCGGCTACGGCAACATGGTCGAGATCGATCACGGTAACGGCATTTCTACCCGTTACGGCCACATGTCGCAGATTCTGGTGAAGGCCGGCGACACGGTTGGCCGCTCGGATGTGATCGGTCTTGCCGGAAGCACCGGCCGCTCGACGGGCACCCATTTGCATTACGAGGTACGCCAGAACGGCCGCGCGGTCGATCCGGTGTATTTCTTGAACGCAGGCTTGAAACTCGCGACTTATATCAAATAA
- a CDS encoding DEAD/DEAH box helicase yields the protein MTTFADLGLSQKVLSAVTDAGYTIPTPIQAGAIPFALQRRDICGIAQTGTGKTASFVLPMLSLLEKGRARARMPRTLILEPTRELAAQVAENFEKYGKNHRLNVALLIGGVSFEDQDRKLERGADVLICTPGRLLDHFERGKLLMSAVEIFVIDEADRMLDMGFIPDIERIAKLIPFTRQTLFFSATMPPEIQKLADRFLQNPERIEVAKPASAAKNITQRFVASHGKDYEKRAALRDLVRAQEDLKNAIIFCNRKKDVADLFRSLERHGFSVGALHGDMDQRSRTNMLQSFRDGQLQLLVASDVAARGLDIPDVSHVFNFDVPIHAEDYVHRIGRTGRAGRSGAAFTIVTGRDQKHADAIQKLIGEKVEWLNGDLSALPPPEPGREDDRPRRAGSRDRDKGRGRVKERRGHKTDIGADDNAAEAIEAAAPAKAESVKHERKAENKPQNNARNSRPYPANDDNRERRRYRDHDDGPTPVGFGDDIPAFMLIAANAKV from the coding sequence TTGACGACATTTGCTGACCTTGGCCTGAGCCAAAAAGTGCTTTCCGCCGTTACCGACGCCGGCTACACGATCCCCACTCCTATTCAGGCAGGAGCAATCCCGTTCGCCCTGCAGCGCCGTGACATTTGCGGGATCGCGCAGACAGGAACGGGCAAGACGGCATCCTTCGTATTGCCGATGTTGTCGCTGCTGGAAAAGGGCCGCGCCCGCGCCCGCATGCCACGAACGCTCATCCTCGAACCGACGCGCGAACTCGCCGCGCAAGTCGCGGAGAACTTCGAAAAATACGGTAAGAACCACCGCTTGAACGTCGCGCTGCTGATCGGCGGCGTTTCCTTCGAAGACCAGGACCGCAAGCTCGAGCGCGGTGCAGACGTTCTCATCTGCACGCCCGGCCGCCTGCTGGACCATTTCGAGCGCGGCAAGCTTTTGATGAGCGCCGTCGAAATCTTCGTCATCGACGAAGCCGACCGAATGCTCGACATGGGCTTCATCCCCGATATCGAGCGTATTGCCAAGCTCATCCCCTTCACGCGTCAGACACTGTTCTTCTCGGCGACCATGCCGCCGGAAATCCAGAAGCTCGCCGACCGGTTCCTGCAAAATCCGGAGCGAATCGAAGTCGCAAAGCCGGCCTCCGCCGCCAAGAACATCACGCAGCGTTTCGTTGCTTCGCACGGCAAGGACTATGAGAAGCGCGCCGCCCTGCGCGATCTGGTCCGCGCGCAGGAAGACCTGAAGAACGCCATCATCTTCTGCAACCGCAAGAAGGACGTGGCCGACCTCTTCCGCTCCCTCGAACGCCATGGCTTTTCCGTCGGCGCGCTCCACGGCGACATGGACCAGCGCTCGCGCACCAACATGCTTCAAAGCTTCCGTGATGGACAGCTGCAACTGCTCGTCGCCTCCGACGTCGCCGCCCGCGGCCTCGACATTCCGGATGTCAGCCACGTCTTCAACTTCGATGTTCCGATTCATGCCGAGGATTACGTGCACCGCATCGGCCGCACCGGCCGTGCAGGCCGTTCCGGCGCTGCCTTCACCATTGTCACAGGCCGTGACCAGAAACATGCCGACGCGATCCAAAAGCTGATCGGCGAGAAGGTCGAGTGGCTGAATGGCGATCTTTCCGCTCTTCCGCCTCCGGAACCCGGCCGCGAAGACGATCGCCCACGCCGCGCAGGTAGCCGGGATCGCGACAAGGGCCGTGGCCGCGTCAAGGAGCGCCGGGGTCATAAAACTGATATCGGCGCCGATGATAATGCCGCCGAAGCCATCGAAGCAGCAGCACCAGCAAAGGCCGAAAGCGTGAAGCACGAGCGCAAAGCAGAAAACAAGCCGCAGAACAACGCGCGCAACTCTCGGCCCTATCCGGCAAACGACGATAATCGCGAGCGCCGCCGCTATCGCGACCACGACGACGGCCCGACGCCGGTCGGCTTCGGCGACGACATTCCCGCCTTCATGCTGATCGCGGCAAACGCCAAGGTTTGA
- a CDS encoding NUDIX domain-containing protein translates to MGKPGIHFPGLGVGLVILRDGKILLYKRIRVPEAGHWSIVGGKVDHMEPIAEAARREAEEETGLTIARTELLGHAEVISGADAQHWVSFLYIAREVSGDAQLTEPEKLSDFGWFTRSELPTPLSDFAKAAIGYLDNEDFR, encoded by the coding sequence ATGGGCAAGCCTGGCATTCATTTTCCAGGTCTCGGCGTCGGCCTGGTGATTTTGCGCGACGGCAAGATCCTGCTTTACAAGCGCATTCGTGTGCCTGAGGCCGGTCATTGGAGCATCGTCGGCGGCAAAGTCGATCATATGGAGCCAATAGCCGAAGCCGCGCGCCGGGAAGCCGAGGAAGAAACCGGATTGACGATTGCTCGAACCGAACTTCTCGGTCATGCGGAAGTGATTTCAGGCGCCGATGCGCAGCATTGGGTCTCGTTTCTCTATATAGCTAGAGAAGTCAGCGGCGATGCGCAGTTGACGGAACCGGAAAAACTCTCGGATTTCGGCTGGTTCACGCGATCAGAACTGCCGACACCACTTTCCGACTTTGCCAAGGCCGCAATCGGTTATCTCGACAACGAAGACTTCCGCTGA